The genomic interval GCGATCAAGGTACACATCGATATTGACAAAATTGtatgattttgaaaaaaaaaacattttgttgaATTCTATAAGCAGACGTTTTCCAGGGATTTCGGCAAAtcagttgttttattttctcttgtttATTTGACAGTTTCATGGACCAAAGACATTATCTTGAACTCTGCTATCAAGTACCTGTTGCCTTTGTAAAATGTTTTTGAGAtgttgggatacctgtgtttgacattTCTCACTCCCTGGGTTATTCTTGTGTGCCTCTCCAAACAAGGCAACAAACCCATGAGGCAATAAAACGAGAAACGAGATGAAACTGGGACATTTGGAACAAGACATGGGATAGATATGCCGGTATTTTCGTTTCTCTCGGGATATGTCGAACTATCGAAATCATAAAATTTTGGGatgattgaataaaaaaatatttatacagTGATAATGTCACCCACGCCTTTGTTATTGTATATCATACGAAATACAgcacaccaaaaactggaaatcgactctgccaaattttcgtctttaataagacttcttcagggcagagtattgtattcattgttctggtacgacatcgcgacagtttgggctttttgattttATAAGAAATACAGCGATTTATTTGCAAGGAGGGTCAAAGTAGCAGTCTGAAAATGAAGTATATGTTATTGATTGATTCATTGTAAATATCTTGTTTACTTgcttgagcgggagcataaaatggcggcgtgattagGACTAAAATAGTGTATTCATTGCATCGCACTGTGCAGGCAAAAAGAAACCTCCTAAACCGCGTGACAGCAACAAATCCCTTTTAGACCTACTACAAAAGGCAGAACGCGAGGAGCCTGATACAGAGGGAAAAAGTGGACGCGTTGTCCTGGAGCAGACCCCTCATTTTAAGACTGTCACTGAGGAAGTCAAGTGGAAGCTCAACAAAGCCCGCCGTAAGCTCAGAATCGCCAAGGGCTACGTCTTATTGGCTCAGAAAGCAGccaaagagaaaaagaagggCACGTCAGAGGAAGCAGAAGTGAAAGACATTATACATAAAGCGGAGGTGGAGGTGGTACACGCGGGAGAGGGAATGGGGCTAGACTATGTGCATTTCAAGCGGGATGTAGAGTAAAACACGAGCTTTAGTGGAGGGTCAATGCGCATGCACATCGGGAGACACCGCTGGCAAGATTTTGACTTGTCAACCACCAAGAGTATGTACATCACGCACAACCTTGAATTGAGTGCTTAAATTTTTCCATAGAAATTGTGAAAATGATAATTCAGAAGACATGCAGTGTGTATTTGTAAAAAGGCGTTTTTTCGATAAAagtcaaataaataaaactgaaTTTTAGTGTTTATTAATATTCATTGCTAGTATCATTTAAAAAATTTCCAAGTACCTTTACAATGGTTTCACAATTCTTTAAAAATGCATCTTCAATAACATAAGATTGTGTCATATGTAATGTATATGGCTAGATAAGGTGGAAATACAATAAATCCGGTGCTACATGACTAATGAGATAATGCATTGTTTCCGGTGCAATATGGCTAGAGAGGCAATGCATTACTTCCGGTACTACAT from Nematostella vectensis chromosome 14, jaNemVect1.1, whole genome shotgun sequence carries:
- the LOC116618504 gene encoding uncharacterized protein LOC116618504 isoform X1, producing MARLIRAVILLLALVAANSTKQSKKKPPKPRDSNKSLLDLLQKAEREEPDTEGKSGRVVLEQTPHFKTVTEEVKWKLNKARRKLRIAKGYVLLAQKAAKEKKKGTSEEAEVKDIIHKAEVEVVHAGEGMGLDYVHFKRDVE
- the LOC116618504 gene encoding uncharacterized protein LOC116618504 isoform X2, coding for MARLIRAVILLLALVAANSTKQNLLQKAEREEPDTEGKSGRVVLEQTPHFKTVTEEVKWKLNKARRKLRIAKGYVLLAQKAAKEKKKGTSEEAEVKDIIHKAEVEVVHAGEGMGLDYVHFKRDVE